The Polluticoccus soli sequence ACATATCGCCATACTTTACCAAAAACCAGTCTGTATCGCCACCGGTACTTGTTATCTTGCCGGCAGCATTAATAACCATATCACCGCCAAAATCCCCTCCAATATATACATTGCCTTTGCCGTCGGACACCATACGCGCTGGGTATTCGTAAGAGCCGGTGGTACTTGCCATCCTATCCACATTCCAAACCCACCCGTTGCTTGTATCAAAACGGGTAATAAATACATCATAGACATCACTGGTTGTTAAACCCGGCCCGACAAAGCCTGGCCAATCTACTGGACCAGCATAGCTTCCTGCAATGACTACTTCTTTTCCTCTTAAGGCAATGGCACTTGCCGAACATGACGCTCCCTTTGCATCTGCGTCCTTCGACCATATATGATTGCCATTTTTGTCCATTTTAGTCACGAATGGAGCACCGTGTATACTCTGATGCGTAGCAGTATAACCATTGAAGACTGCTGGGGGCTTCGTACTACTCTTTCCACTTGCACTCCCGGCTAAATAAACATTACCTGCACCATCAATAGCGGCTCTAGAGCCAAACCCACCTCCCCCGGAAGTGAAAGTCCTCTTCCAAAGGAAACTTCCGTCCAGTTTAAAGCAGCCGATATAACCCGTTTTTATCGTGTCTCCGGCCATAGTTAAAACACCATCTGGATAGACTCCTCCTGATAAATAAAAGCGGCCGTTGGCATCGTCTAAAGTCATATACATACCTTGTGCACCCATTGGATTTACAAAAAAACTAGAAGGCTTTATATAAGAAAAGCTTCCGGACGCGCTATATTTAATAAGATACATACTAAGCGCAGGCACTACCAGCGCGCCATTTCCATATACACCAGGGTATAATTGCATTAGCCAATAAGTATTGCCTGCATCATCTACGTCCATCACTAAGGATCGGTTATAACTCCAGGTTGTGGTTGTACTTAAAGTATCTGCTTCTGGATGTCGATACCATTGGAAATTTCCAGCAGTGTCGTATTTTACAAGAATAAAACGCAGATAACTTGTTAGTGTCGTTGCATCGGTATCGATATTAGCAGGCCAATCGTCAATAGACACCTCGCAGGAAAAATATACTCCATCCTTGTTATCAGTTCCAAGCCAGTATGAGCGCTCGTCATCTCCATTGCCTATTAATTTCTTCCAACGCAAAGTTCCATCCGGCTTAAAACTAGCCAGCAATACATCTCTGCCTCCATAACCTTTAATCGGCAGTCCGGCTATGTTCATCCCTTGTTTCATAACGTGTGTTAAGATATAGACATTGCCGTTCCTGTCGGTAGCCATATCCCTGATCGTTTCCAGCTTCGGGCCATTACCAGGCTCCACGCTGCCACCACTTCTACCCCAGAGAAAGTTCTGCGCTGAGCTGCACAATGAGAAATGTAAAATGCAAAACGTACAAATGGCGTAGAATGCAAAAGTTCTTTTCATTGCTGGTTTTAGGAACGTACGTTTATAAAAATAGCAACAACACATTATTATTTATACCGTTAAAACACGGTATCAGTCCCGGTTAACAAAAAAATGACAGAACGATTGAGAAGGAGGCAGGATGATTTCTTTCCCGGCGGGTCTCCCAACAGGGACCCGCCGGCATTAATGGGCCAGGCTGAGTCTAGAACAAGAGTTGATTGATTATGTTATTTGTCGTATATTTGTAATAAAAAAAACACCATGAAAACCCTCAAGCCAGCCCATGTTGTGTTCATCAACGGCATGGTCACCCACCGCAACCGTGTCCGGGCATATATAGAAGCTTACCCGCGTTCTTCGGCCTCAGCTGCAAAAGCTAATGCCTGTCGCCTGATGAAGAACCCGCTTATCCGTCAATACATCGATCATTATCATGAGATGGAAGAGGCCAGGAGAGATCGCGAACACATAGAGCAGGTGAAAAAGCGATTTACAGATTTTATGGATAGCCAGGAGGTATTATGGGATGTAGCGAGTGGCTACCCCATACCGAAGACTACTGCAACCGGACTGAAGGTAATGAGGTATCCATCGGTAGGCGAACGTCTTTCTGCTATATTCACAGCCCTGGGCAACGAACGGCGCTTTTTGCGTGAATACCCGCAATATGCATCGTGGCTGGAAGAAGGGGACGAAACAGCACAACTGCAGCCAGAAGATATCACACCCATAAAGGAAAGTACTAAAAACGAGGTCCGCGACATGCTTTTGCCCAGACAACAAAGGTTATCAATTTATCTGCAACATGTTCCCCGTCAAACACTGTACAGGAAAGGGGTATAGCGGATTTGTTGCCCAAATGGGGACTTTTTAAAACGGTAAAAACGGCAACAAAGGTTATCATTTTAATCCCGCTTATCTTTGTACCCAGATGAGAATATTAATGGTCTGCCTCGGTAATATCTGCCGCTCGCCAATAGCGGAGGGGGTGATGAGGCATAAGATACGCCGGCACGGGTTGGATTGGGAAGTGGCTTCTGCAGGTACACTGCCGTATCATATTGGCGAAGCGCCGCATAAGTACTCGCAGAAAGTATGTAAGGCCAACGGCGTTGATATATCTTCGCAGCGGGCGCAGAAGTTTACGGCAAAGCATTTTGAGCAGTACGACAGGATATATGCCATGGCCGATGATGTGTATGACGAGATCAGGCGCATTGGCGGCCACACGGCAGACATGACGAAAGTAGACTTGTTCCTGAATGAGCTGGAACCGGGCTGCGATGGCTGCGTGCCCGACCCCTGGTATGGTAACGAAGATGGCTACCTGCCAGTATATGATATGATAAACCGCACCTGCGACGCAATAATAGAAAAATACAACAACCGGAATGTCTAACAAACCATCGATACCTCAAGGCACACGCGATTTTTCACCTGCGGAAGTCCGCAGGCGTCAATATATATTCAATACCCTCCGCGATATTTTCGAGAACTACGGTTTCCAGCCGCTCGAAACTCCTTCTATGGAGAACCTTACAACCCTGATGGGTAAGTATGGTGAAGAGGGCGACAGGCTGATATTTAAGATCCTCAACAACGGTCTGAACAAAATCGAAGGTGAAAAAAGAGAAAAACTGAATGCTGAGTGGAGTAAAGTTCTGGAGAAGTCGTACTCTACGCCTGTAGTTACAGAGCGTGCTCTGCGTTATGATCTGACTATCCCGTTTGCACGCTATGTAGTGATGCACCAGAACGACCTGGCATTCCCGTTCCGCCGCTACCAGATGCAACCGGTATGGCGCGCCGATAAGCCACAAAGAGGACGTTACCGGGAGTTCTGGCAGTGTGATGCGGATGTGGTTGGTAGCACTTCGCTGATCAACGAGGCGGAGCTGTTGTGCATCTACCAAAGCGCTTTCCATAAGCTTGGCGTACCACAGGTAACTATCAAAGTAAACAGCCGCAAGTTGCTGGCCGGTATTGCCGAAGTATGCGGCATGCCTGAGCTGATGATGGACATTACCATAGCCATGGACAAGCTGGATAAGATTGGTTGGGAGGGTGTAAGCAAAGAGCTTGGTGAGCGTGGTATCAGCGCTAACGGTATCAACCAAATAAAGGACTTTGTCTATCTAACGGGAGATAACGAAACGAAGCTCTCGGCCCTGGAAAATATCATGCAGTCGTCTGAAAGCGGCAAGCAAGGTGTTGCAGAACTGAGGCAAACACTTGCTTATCATAAAGACCTGGCTAATGCAGAATGGCAGGCCGACGTAGTTGTTGATATTAGCCTTGCACGTGGTCTTAACTATTACACAGGCGTGATCGTAGAAGTAGTAACCAGTGCGGTTAAGATGGGCAGCATCGGAGGCGGTGGCCGTTATGATGATCTTACAGGTTTGTTTGGTTTGAAGGGACTGTCGGGTGTTGGTGTATCCTTCGGTATCGACAGGATATACGATGTGATAGAGGAGCTGAACCTGTTCCCACAGGAATTAGTAGCAGGTACTAAAGTGATGCTGGTAAACTTCGGCGGAGCTAACGAACAGTATGCTCTAAAAACAGTACAGCAACTACGCAATGCAGGTATCGCTGCTGAGGTATATCCTGATGCTGCTAAGTTTGATAAACAAATGAAATACGCCAATAAGCGCGGCATTCCGTTCGTGATATTGCCAGGCGATGAAGAGCGCGAGAAACAAATGCTCAGCCTCAAGAATTTTACTACCGGTGAGCAAAAGATGATGACCTTACCAGAAGTTCTTAATTTATTGTCCTCTTAAGTTCCCCCTTTAGGGGGCGGAGGGGGTAAATAAAAAAGCGACCACTCTGGTCGCTTTTTTTCTTATCCCTTTCATGTGAAGGAGAGGTCGTATGAGGTGCTTACCTGCGGAAGAAGGCCGGGCAGTGTGCCTGCCAGTAATCGTTCAGGTTGCCGAATGCTTTCAGGTAGATACCAACGGTGATATTTGCGAACATATACCAGTCGTTAGACTGGCTTTCGCCACGCTGAAATTTATAGTTAGGATAGTTGCCATCGAAGTTGCGGCTTTCGTCGCCACGGAAGGCAAGGTCTACTGCCTGCTGGCCACGATAGGCGCGCAGTGTATCCAGGTTAACGTATGATTTGCTCACATCATCCAGGTAGTCTGTGTTTGTCCAGCGGAAGCCAACTTCACCTGCCATCATCAGGGTCTTACCAACGAAGAACTTAACACCACCACCAAATGGGAATGACACGTTCACAATGCCGTATTCTTTCCTGTCAGGATATACCGGAATGTTTTGTCCTTCAGTGCTCAGCGGACGCAGGAAAACCTTTTCGCCCGACAGGCCGTCTGTATACGGGTTGAACGAGAAGATGCCGATACCACCGAAGATGTAAGGAGAGAACTTCATGCGGTCTGTTTCAACCGGGAAAAGGTTGATCTCAATACCACCGTTCACTTCGAAGATGTTAGAACCGAAACGGAGGTTGCGCTCTTGCTTCACCTTCGCAGTAGACAGGCTGTCAGCACCAGTGATGTTGCCATAGTTAGCTCCGAAACGAAGCCCCACGTGGGGATTCATAAAGAATTTATAAGAGAGGCCACCCATTGGCCTGTTGGTATAACTGTCGAAAATCCTGTCCTGTAGGTCTCCGTAGTAGTTGGCAACCCCTGCACTTAACCCGATCTCGTGGTGAGGCTGGGCATAAGACAGTAGGGGCATCAACAGCGCAAAGCAGAGTATAATCCGTTTCAAGGCCTAAATTTTTGTTAAGAGTGTATCCGAAAGATAGAAACAATTTTCGAAAAACAAAACAAGCCTTTAATTAAAAGCTATATATGTTATTTTGGATGTATATATGTAGGGCCGTGAGGTTTCGGAATATGGCTACCCGCCGAACGACTCTAAAGCTTATTTTTGCCCCGTTCGATATTTAAGAAAGACTCATGAACCTCATTAAAGAATTACAAGAAAGAGGCCTGATACAGGACATCATGCCGGGCACCGAAGAGCAGCTGGAAAAAGAGATGACGTCCGGCTATGTGGGCTTCGATCCTACTGCTGATAGCCTGCATGTGGGCAACCTGGTGCCTATTACCCTGCTGATGCGTTTGCAACGTGCTGGCCATAAGCCATTTGCGTTGGTTGGCGGTGCTACCGGCATGATCGGCGATCCGTCCGGTAAATCGGCCGAGCGCAACCTGCTGGACATGGATACCATCACCAAAAACTGTGAAGGGATCAAAAGGCAGCTGGCAAGGTTCATCAGCTTCGGTGAGGATATACCTAATGGCGCGGTGATGGTCAACAACTATGACTGGTTCAAAAACTTCAGCTTCCTTGATTTTATCCGCGATGCAGGTAAGCACATCTCGGTGAACTATATGATGGCCAAAGATTCGGTACAGAAACGCCTGGAAACGGGTTTATCCTTTACCGAATTTACTTACCAGCTGATACAAGGTTACGATTACTACCACCTGAATAAAGAGAACAACGTAAAGCTGCAAATGGGCGGTGCCGATCAGTGGGGTAACATTGTTACAGGTACTGAACTCATTCGTCGCAAAGGTGGCAGTGATGCATTTGCGTTTACTTGTCCGCTGGTAACTAAGAGTGACGGTAGCAAGTTTGGTAAAAGCGAACAAGGCAATGTCTGGCTGGATGCAGAACGTACTTCGCCATACCAGTTCTACCAGTTCTGGCTGAAGCAGGCGGATGATGATGCAGCGAAGTTCTCGATGATCTTCTCTTTCCGTCCGGTTGAAGATATTAAAGCGTTAATAGAAGAACACAAAACTGCACCACACCAACGCAAGCTGCAAAAAGCACTGGCCGAGGAGTTGACCATAATGGTTCACAGCAAAGAAGATCTTGAGTTCGCACAAAAAGCTTCTGATATATTGTTTGGTCAGTCGACAGTAGATGCACTGCGCGCACTAAACGAAAAGCAACTGCTTGAAGTAATGGATGGTGTACCCCAAGTGTCAGGTACAAAAGAAGCCCTGCGCGAAGGTCTTGACCTGATCAGCTTCCTGGCCGATCGTGGCGTGTTCTCATCAAAAGGTGAAGCACGTAAGATGATACAGAACGGCGGGCTGAGCCTGAACAAAGAAAAGATAGCAGGCGCTGAATTTATCTTGAAAGAGGAACATCTGCTGAATGAGAAATACATGCTCATTCAGAAAGGTAAGTCTAACTATACGCTGGCTATATTCAATTAGTCAAACTGTTTTAAGGCGATTACTACTTCACCGATGGGCAGGCCCATCACGTTGTAGTAATCGCCATTTATTTTTTCGATGCCCACCATGCCTATCCATTCCTGTATTGCATAAGCGCCGGCTTTATCAAAAGGTTTGTAGTTGGTTACAAAGTGGCGGATCTGTTCTTCAGTCAGCTTCCTGAAGTATACTTCTGTCGTCACCGAAAAGCTCACTTGTTTATCGCCTTTTTGCATACACACACCCGTTACCACTTCATGCATTCGGCCTGATAGCCTCGTTAGTATTTCTACTGCATTCTCTTCGCTGGTTGGTTTGCCAAGAATATGGTCGTCTAGTAATACCACTGTATCGGCAGCAATAATGATAGCATCGTGTACGCGCTCTTCAATAGCCGCCGCTTTCTTTTTAGCCAGGTGTTCCGGCACAAGATGGCCGGGCATGCCCGGCGGATTGGTCTCATCGACATCTGCAATGATGATATCGAAATCGAGTTCCGCTGCTTCCATCAATTGTTTCCTGCGGGGAGATTGAGAGGCGAGTACGATCTTATGCATGTGCTTCGATGTAGTAGATAATGAGTGAAAGTATGCCGGCTACCATGATGCCTTTCAGCTGTGTAGCGGCAGAGTGGTAGTGTTGTTGCGTGGTTTTCTTGCCAAGCACGATCATCCATATGATCAACGGAATGACCAGCGCAACGAGTGTGTAACATCCTAGTATCGTCCAGCCAGACATGATAAGTTTGATGCCCGCCTGTAGCAATGGTAGGGTCGCAACAACTCCAATTGCCTGTGTGAACCATTCTGACTTTTGTAATCCCCATTTGATAGGCATGGTCACGCAGCCCTGTTCTGCATCGCCTTTAAAGTCTTCCATGTCCTTCACTATCTCGCGCATCCAGGTGAGCATGAAGGCAAAGAAGATGTAAACGCCCAAAACCCAAACCGGGTTGGGCATTGCAGAAGTAGCTGTGCGAATGATGGCAGGCTGGCTGATATAACCGTGCAATGCTGGTTCGTACAACATCAACGCAGTTATGGTAAACGCTGATAGCAAGGCAACGGTAATATTACCCGACATGAATTGCCTTTTCAGGTGCGTGGAGTAGAACCAGAGCATCCCGGTACAAACCAGCTGCAGCAATACCCACGAATAATGGCCGCCCCTGCGTGCTACCACCAGTGCCAGGATAATACCCGCTACATTCAATACGGTGTGCATTACGATGGCTGACTTGAGCGGTATGCGCTTTTCAAGCACCACTTTATCGGGCCGATTGATGGCGTCGATCTTGATGTCGAAATAGTCGTTGATGATGTAGCCGGCTGCTGCGATAAGTACGGTAGAGACAGCCAGCATGAAGAAATTACCTGCGCTTAATAGTAGGTTGCTATTAGCGTGCTGCTGCATGGGTAATATCACCAATCCCCAGGCAAAAAGCTGCGTCAGGAAAATGATGACCAGATTATACCACCGTACCAGTTTTAGCCAGGCCATTGTTTTGTTTGATGAGTGGTCGGATTTATTAAGGATCAGGTCAATCGGGTTAATCTTGAATTAACCCAATTGACCTGAGTAGAATCTATTTGCCCCAGGTGCCGGGGTCTATACGCCATTGCTCCAGCGTTTCTTTTTGTGCCGATTGTACGAGCTTTTGGTCTTCGGCCACTTCCATCAGTGCACCGTAGTTGCTGATCGTCCTCAGCGGCACCATAGCTTTTTCAAATGCTTCTGTCGCAACTGGGAATCCATAAGTGAACAAGGCGCACATGCCGATCACCTCCGCGCCAGCTTCACGCAGTGCATCCACCACTTGCAGGCTGCTTTTGCCTGTAGATACCAGGTCTTCGATAACTACAACCTTTTTGCCAGGCTCCATGAAACCCTCGATCTGGTTACCCATGCCGTGCTCTTTCGGTTTGCTACGTACATAGATGAATGGCAGCTTCAGCAGGTCGGCAGCCATTACGCCATGTGCGATACCAGCAGTAGCTACGCCGGCAATTACTTCAGCGTCGGGGAAATGTTCCAACACCATGTTGGCCAATTCGCTCTTCACGAAATCGCGTACATGGGGGAATGACAATACTTTACGATTGTCGCAGTAAACAGGCGAGCGCCAGCCCGACGCCCAGGTATATGGTTGTTGCAGGTTGACCTGCAAAGCTTTAATTTGCAACAGCTTTTCAGCAAAATGTTTTTGGGTACTCATAACCGCCCAAACCTACACCAATTAAGCAAGTTTATCAAACGCAGCCAATGGACACTACACAAAAAATATACTATAATAACAAGCCATTGGTGCTGACGAACGACGCGGCAGCATACGTGGAAAGTGAGCCTGAGGCGACCAGTTATAAGTTGTATGACGGCGCATTTACCGGCAATTTCCGCATGGCAATACACCACCTTGATGAAGCCGGAACGCAGGGAGCAATAGTAGAAGACAGGCAAACCGAAAAGCTGTGGGAAGAGCTGTATAAGCTTTACGAGCCGATAGATGCCGGGGGCGGGGTAGTGCTGAATGAAGACGGCCATGTTTTGATGATCTTTCGTCGCGGGAAATGGGACTTGCCAAAAGGAAAGCTGGATGACGGCGAGGACATTGCCGACTGTGCCCTCAGGGAGGTGAGCGAAGAAACGGGGCTGAAGCACCTGGAATTGAAAGAAAAAGTGTGTGACACGTATCACATATACTCCCAATACGGGCAGAACCTGTTAAAGCACACTACCTGGTTCAAAATGCTGGGAACATCGAAAGATAAACTGGAACCACAAGAGGAGGAGAATATCCTGGAAGTAAAATGGATACCCGAAGGAGAACTCCACCAGGTAATTGACAAGTCGTATGATGCCATTCGTGAAACGCTGCAGCAAAGCGGTTTTAGATGGTAGGGATATAAAATCAGCATTACATAATGTATTTTGGCGGCGATGATCCAAAATGAAACCACACGTAAGGTAATTTTCATAACACTTGCAGTATTATGCCTTACACCGCTCATCACACCCCCGGTAGCATTGCTGCTGGGTTTGCTTGTAGCGCAGTTTGTAGGTCACCCCTACCTGAAGCAGAACAAGAAATACACCACGATGCTGTTACAGATATCTGTGGTGGGACTGGGCTTTGGCATGAACCTGCACAGTGCTATGGAAGCAGGCAAACAGGGTATCAGCTTTACTATCGCATCTATAATAGGCACCTTACTACTGGGTGCATTATTGGGTTATTGGCTGAAGATCGATAAAAAGACATCTCATCTTATTTCGTCAGGCACAGCTATCTGCGGTGGTAGCGCCATTGCTGCGGTTTCTCCCGTAATACATGCCGAGGAAGAACAGATATCTGTGGCTCTTGGTATCGTGTTCATTCTCAACTCGATCGCTCTTCTTATTTTCCCACCAATCGGGCATGCGTTGGGCCTGACACAGAAAGAGTTTGGCATGTGGGCTGCTATTGCCATACATGACACTAGTTCGGTTGTGGGGGCCGCCAAGGTTTACGGACAGGAAGCACTAGAAGTAGCCACAACTGTTAAGCTTACAAGAGCTCTTTGGATCATACCCTTAGCGCTGGGTACAGCCTTGGTTTATAAGGACAATACTAAAAAGATCAAGATCCCATACTTCATTGGGTACTTCATAATAGCCATGGCCATCAATACCTATGTGCCTGCTATTCATCCTGTTTCGCCTTTTATAGTGCAGGCTGCTAAGGCAGGATTGACCCTGACCTTGTTCTTGATTGGCGCTGGATTGTCAAAGAAAACCATCCGTTCTGTAGGGGTAAGGCCGTTCATTCAGGGCATCATTCTCTGGGTGGTAATCTCATCAACGGCGCTCTGGGCGGTACTTTCGCTGGTCGATTAATTAACTTTTTATATTTAAGAAGTTAACAAAGCCTCAACAATATCCACTATAATTTTGTCCTCAAATACTAGAAGGAGATGGGCAAATTTACCCCCGTGCGTCAGGTTAAGAATATGCGTCATGCAGTGGATCTGTTTAACAACAGGAAGACGCTGATGCAAATGCTGAAAGAAGTATTTAACGGTAGTTACCGCATGTCATTTCTTTCCAACATGGCCGTATTGCTAGGCGTGTTGTACGTTCTATTCCCGTTTGATGTAATAACCGATCTTATCCCAGTTCTTGGCTGGGCCGATGATGGCTTTGTGATCTTCCTGGTGGTGAAAAGGCTGCAGAAAGAAAC is a genomic window containing:
- a CDS encoding T9SS type A sorting domain-containing protein, whose product is MKRTFAFYAICTFCILHFSLCSSAQNFLWGRSGGSVEPGNGPKLETIRDMATDRNGNVYILTHVMKQGMNIAGLPIKGYGGRDVLLASFKPDGTLRWKKLIGNGDDERSYWLGTDNKDGVYFSCEVSIDDWPANIDTDATTLTSYLRFILVKYDTAGNFQWYRHPEADTLSTTTTWSYNRSLVMDVDDAGNTYWLMQLYPGVYGNGALVVPALSMYLIKYSASGSFSYIKPSSFFVNPMGAQGMYMTLDDANGRFYLSGGVYPDGVLTMAGDTIKTGYIGCFKLDGSFLWKRTFTSGGGGFGSRAAIDGAGNVYLAGSASGKSSTKPPAVFNGYTATHQSIHGAPFVTKMDKNGNHIWSKDADAKGASCSASAIALRGKEVVIAGSYAGPVDWPGFVGPGLTTSDVYDVFITRFDTSNGWVWNVDRMASTTGSYEYPARMVSDGKGNVYIGGDFGGDMVINAAGKITSTGGDTDWFLVKYGDMWPASVNTTVVGGVKIYPNPATDLLTVEGAKAGMQVTVLNLLGQQVYHGVLNNNTEVISISQLPPGNYALYLTGSDGSRSVVKVEKL
- a CDS encoding low molecular weight protein-tyrosine-phosphatase produces the protein MRILMVCLGNICRSPIAEGVMRHKIRRHGLDWEVASAGTLPYHIGEAPHKYSQKVCKANGVDISSQRAQKFTAKHFEQYDRIYAMADDVYDEIRRIGGHTADMTKVDLFLNELEPGCDGCVPDPWYGNEDGYLPVYDMINRTCDAIIEKYNNRNV
- the hisS gene encoding histidine--tRNA ligase, which encodes MSNKPSIPQGTRDFSPAEVRRRQYIFNTLRDIFENYGFQPLETPSMENLTTLMGKYGEEGDRLIFKILNNGLNKIEGEKREKLNAEWSKVLEKSYSTPVVTERALRYDLTIPFARYVVMHQNDLAFPFRRYQMQPVWRADKPQRGRYREFWQCDADVVGSTSLINEAELLCIYQSAFHKLGVPQVTIKVNSRKLLAGIAEVCGMPELMMDITIAMDKLDKIGWEGVSKELGERGISANGINQIKDFVYLTGDNETKLSALENIMQSSESGKQGVAELRQTLAYHKDLANAEWQADVVVDISLARGLNYYTGVIVEVVTSAVKMGSIGGGGRYDDLTGLFGLKGLSGVGVSFGIDRIYDVIEELNLFPQELVAGTKVMLVNFGGANEQYALKTVQQLRNAGIAAEVYPDAAKFDKQMKYANKRGIPFVILPGDEEREKQMLSLKNFTTGEQKMMTLPEVLNLLSS
- a CDS encoding DUF6089 family protein — protein: MKRIILCFALLMPLLSYAQPHHEIGLSAGVANYYGDLQDRIFDSYTNRPMGGLSYKFFMNPHVGLRFGANYGNITGADSLSTAKVKQERNLRFGSNIFEVNGGIEINLFPVETDRMKFSPYIFGGIGIFSFNPYTDGLSGEKVFLRPLSTEGQNIPVYPDRKEYGIVNVSFPFGGGVKFFVGKTLMMAGEVGFRWTNTDYLDDVSKSYVNLDTLRAYRGQQAVDLAFRGDESRNFDGNYPNYKFQRGESQSNDWYMFANITVGIYLKAFGNLNDYWQAHCPAFFRR
- the tyrS gene encoding tyrosine--tRNA ligase; translation: MNLIKELQERGLIQDIMPGTEEQLEKEMTSGYVGFDPTADSLHVGNLVPITLLMRLQRAGHKPFALVGGATGMIGDPSGKSAERNLLDMDTITKNCEGIKRQLARFISFGEDIPNGAVMVNNYDWFKNFSFLDFIRDAGKHISVNYMMAKDSVQKRLETGLSFTEFTYQLIQGYDYYHLNKENNVKLQMGGADQWGNIVTGTELIRRKGGSDAFAFTCPLVTKSDGSKFGKSEQGNVWLDAERTSPYQFYQFWLKQADDDAAKFSMIFSFRPVEDIKALIEEHKTAPHQRKLQKALAEELTIMVHSKEDLEFAQKASDILFGQSTVDALRALNEKQLLEVMDGVPQVSGTKEALREGLDLISFLADRGVFSSKGEARKMIQNGGLSLNKEKIAGAEFILKEEHLLNEKYMLIQKGKSNYTLAIFN
- a CDS encoding Maf family protein; translated protein: MHKIVLASQSPRRKQLMEAAELDFDIIIADVDETNPPGMPGHLVPEHLAKKKAAAIEERVHDAIIIAADTVVLLDDHILGKPTSEENAVEILTRLSGRMHEVVTGVCMQKGDKQVSFSVTTEVYFRKLTEEQIRHFVTNYKPFDKAGAYAIQEWIGMVGIEKINGDYYNVMGLPIGEVVIALKQFD
- a CDS encoding geranylgeranylglycerol-phosphate geranylgeranyltransferase codes for the protein MAWLKLVRWYNLVIIFLTQLFAWGLVILPMQQHANSNLLLSAGNFFMLAVSTVLIAAAGYIINDYFDIKIDAINRPDKVVLEKRIPLKSAIVMHTVLNVAGIILALVVARRGGHYSWVLLQLVCTGMLWFYSTHLKRQFMSGNITVALLSAFTITALMLYEPALHGYISQPAIIRTATSAMPNPVWVLGVYIFFAFMLTWMREIVKDMEDFKGDAEQGCVTMPIKWGLQKSEWFTQAIGVVATLPLLQAGIKLIMSGWTILGCYTLVALVIPLIIWMIVLGKKTTQQHYHSAATQLKGIMVAGILSLIIYYIEAHA
- the pyrE gene encoding orotate phosphoribosyltransferase produces the protein MSTQKHFAEKLLQIKALQVNLQQPYTWASGWRSPVYCDNRKVLSFPHVRDFVKSELANMVLEHFPDAEVIAGVATAGIAHGVMAADLLKLPFIYVRSKPKEHGMGNQIEGFMEPGKKVVVIEDLVSTGKSSLQVVDALREAGAEVIGMCALFTYGFPVATEAFEKAMVPLRTISNYGALMEVAEDQKLVQSAQKETLEQWRIDPGTWGK
- a CDS encoding NUDIX hydrolase, with the translated sequence MDTTQKIYYNNKPLVLTNDAAAYVESEPEATSYKLYDGAFTGNFRMAIHHLDEAGTQGAIVEDRQTEKLWEELYKLYEPIDAGGGVVLNEDGHVLMIFRRGKWDLPKGKLDDGEDIADCALREVSEETGLKHLELKEKVCDTYHIYSQYGQNLLKHTTWFKMLGTSKDKLEPQEEENILEVKWIPEGELHQVIDKSYDAIRETLQQSGFRW
- a CDS encoding YeiH family protein, with translation MIQNETTRKVIFITLAVLCLTPLITPPVALLLGLLVAQFVGHPYLKQNKKYTTMLLQISVVGLGFGMNLHSAMEAGKQGISFTIASIIGTLLLGALLGYWLKIDKKTSHLISSGTAICGGSAIAAVSPVIHAEEEQISVALGIVFILNSIALLIFPPIGHALGLTQKEFGMWAAIAIHDTSSVVGAAKVYGQEALEVATTVKLTRALWIIPLALGTALVYKDNTKKIKIPYFIGYFIIAMAINTYVPAIHPVSPFIVQAAKAGLTLTLFLIGAGLSKKTIRSVGVRPFIQGIILWVVISSTALWAVLSLVD
- a CDS encoding YkvA family protein, producing MGKFTPVRQVKNMRHAVDLFNNRKTLMQMLKEVFNGSYRMSFLSNMAVLLGVLYVLFPFDVITDLIPVLGWADDGFVIFLVVKRLQKETQRFNRSKAMGRRGF